A genomic stretch from Cyanobacteria bacterium GSL.Bin1 includes:
- a CDS encoding DUF1499 domain-containing protein — protein MFAGKRPTNLGVKAGKLTPCPNTPNCVSSQSSDREHAIEPLPYAQIADLTRVVKNMERTTIIEETENYLYAEFKSKLMGFVDDVEFHKDDINQVIHVRSASRLGKSDLGVNRKRVEAIRQQLQELIKHR, from the coding sequence ATGTTTGCCGGAAAACGACCCACTAACCTCGGTGTCAAAGCAGGAAAACTGACCCCTTGTCCCAATACTCCCAATTGTGTTTCTAGCCAAAGCAGCGATCGTGAACATGCGATTGAACCACTGCCTTATGCTCAGATCGCTGATCTCACAAGAGTGGTTAAAAATATGGAGCGAACCACAATCATTGAAGAAACAGAAAACTATCTTTATGCTGAGTTTAAAAGTAAATTAATGGGCTTTGTCGATGATGTTGAATTTCATAAAGATGATATTAATCAAGTGATTCATGTTCGCTCGGCTTCTCGGTTAGGAAAATCCGATTTAGGAGTTAATCGCAAACGAGTGGAAGCAATTCGTCAACAATTGCAAGAACTCATTAAGCATCGATAA
- a CDS encoding DUF4089 domain-containing protein, with protein MNDSSSPHPSPPAINYAAYVEQTADLLGLALPDEYRDSVIENFTQLSAIAQPIMDFPLPPHTEIAPVFKP; from the coding sequence ATGAACGATTCAAGTTCACCTCATCCTTCCCCGCCTGCAATTAACTATGCTGCTTATGTAGAACAAACGGCTGACTTGTTAGGGTTAGCCCTTCCCGATGAATACCGAGACAGCGTCATTGAGAACTTCACCCAACTGAGCGCGATCGCGCAGCCAATCATGGATTTTCCTCTTCCTCCCCACACAGAAATTGCTCCCGTTTTTAAACCTTAG
- a CDS encoding ATP-binding cassette domain-containing protein: MVDKSHSLSDPVTVTEETSNLALLSAQGLSKSFGGIQAVQNVSLEVKLGSITGLIGPNGAGKTTLFNLLSNFITPDSGEIQFDGKPIQKLRSHRIAKRGLVRTFQVARVLSRLSVLENMLLGAQKQTGENLFQVLIQPRRVQREEKQQRDRALMLLESVGLADKAYEYAGALSGGQRKLLELARAMMTHPKLILLDEPAAGVNPILINQISDHVLQWNEEGITFLIIEHNMDVIMSLCQEIWVLAEGTNLAHGTPEEIQGNSEVLEAYLGK, translated from the coding sequence TTGGTCGATAAGTCTCATTCCTTGTCCGATCCGGTAACTGTCACCGAAGAAACCTCAAACTTGGCGCTCCTTTCTGCCCAAGGATTGAGTAAAAGTTTTGGCGGGATCCAAGCTGTACAAAACGTCTCCCTGGAAGTAAAATTAGGGAGTATTACGGGCTTAATCGGCCCCAATGGTGCTGGAAAAACCACGCTATTTAACCTATTATCTAACTTTATTACTCCTGACAGCGGTGAAATTCAATTTGATGGCAAACCCATTCAAAAATTACGCTCGCATCGGATTGCAAAACGGGGATTGGTCCGGACGTTTCAAGTGGCGCGCGTTCTCTCTCGCTTGTCCGTGTTGGAAAATATGCTGTTAGGGGCACAAAAACAAACCGGAGAAAACTTGTTTCAGGTGTTAATCCAACCCAGACGAGTGCAGCGAGAGGAAAAACAACAGCGCGATCGCGCTCTCATGCTTTTAGAATCAGTGGGACTGGCTGACAAAGCCTACGAATACGCTGGGGCACTTTCCGGAGGACAACGAAAACTGCTTGAACTAGCTCGAGCAATGATGACTCACCCCAAACTGATCCTGCTCGATGAACCGGCAGCTGGGGTCAATCCCATACTGATTAATCAAATCAGTGACCATGTTTTACAGTGGAATGAAGAGGGGATTACTTTTCTCATTATTGAACACAATATGGATGTTATTATGTCTCTTTGCCAGGAAATTTGGGTTTTGGCAGAAGGAACCAACTTAGCTCACGGCACACCGGAAGAAATTCAGGGTAACTCGGAAGTCTTGGAAGCTTATCTTGGAAAATAA
- a CDS encoding branched-chain amino acid ABC transporter permease has translation MVSYLVFLTISTGIFAIFALGLNIQWGYTGLINFGHVAFMTVGAYTTILLSLQGIPLLVAAIAGALLAMLLGLFVGLSTLRLREDYLAIVTIGVSELLRLIALNEEWLTRGAFGIQGFPLPLGNFNPNWLSKGTMIAILTAIALFGLWQLKRRLQIEFATRKQQRGIKRFPLDLRFWGLFAVLLGGVIYVNSVVALINYDYKSGLMLLILITLTVFYAIVESLVRSPWGRVLKAIREDEQVPRALGKDVFWYKLQAFMLGGAIAGIAGAFYAWQLTTIYPSNFQPIISFYAWTIVVLGGAGNNGGVLLGAVIFWAYDSLTRFVLPELGWIDDARLGAFRILVIGLILMVLMVSRPQGILGKKEELTLGR, from the coding sequence ATGGTAAGTTACTTAGTTTTTCTGACCATTTCCACGGGAATTTTTGCCATTTTTGCTCTCGGTTTAAATATCCAATGGGGCTACACCGGGCTCATTAATTTTGGTCATGTTGCTTTTATGACCGTGGGAGCTTACACAACAATTTTATTGAGTCTGCAAGGGATTCCGCTATTGGTTGCTGCGATCGCGGGAGCGCTATTAGCAATGCTACTGGGACTTTTTGTCGGACTTTCTACTTTACGGTTAAGAGAAGACTATCTTGCCATTGTCACCATTGGCGTTTCGGAGTTACTGCGACTGATTGCCCTCAATGAAGAATGGTTAACGCGAGGGGCATTTGGCATCCAAGGATTTCCCTTACCGCTGGGCAACTTTAATCCGAATTGGCTGAGTAAGGGAACCATGATTGCCATCTTGACTGCGATCGCGCTATTTGGTCTTTGGCAACTCAAACGTCGCTTACAAATTGAGTTTGCAACCCGAAAACAACAACGGGGCATCAAACGATTTCCCCTCGATTTGCGGTTTTGGGGCTTATTTGCTGTGCTGTTGGGGGGCGTCATTTATGTCAATAGTGTCGTCGCTCTGATTAACTATGATTACAAGTCGGGACTGATGTTACTCATTTTGATCACCCTGACTGTGTTCTACGCGATTGTCGAAAGTTTAGTGCGCTCTCCTTGGGGAAGAGTCTTGAAAGCGATTCGAGAAGATGAACAAGTGCCCAGAGCTTTGGGAAAAGATGTTTTTTGGTATAAACTACAAGCCTTCATGCTCGGGGGCGCGATCGCTGGCATTGCCGGTGCTTTCTATGCTTGGCAATTAACCACCATCTATCCCAGTAACTTCCAGCCCATCATTAGCTTTTATGCTTGGACCATTGTGGTGCTCGGAGGGGCAGGTAATAATGGCGGCGTTCTTCTCGGTGCCGTCATTTTCTGGGCTTATGATTCTCTAACGCGCTTTGTTCTACCCGAGTTGGGTTGGATTGACGATGCTCGTCTCGGGGCGTTTCGGATCCTCGTCATTGGTTTGATTTTAATGGTATTAATGGTGTCTCGTCCACAAGGTATTTTAGGGAAAAAGGAGGAACTCACTCTTGGTCGATAA
- a CDS encoding 2-phosphosulfolactate phosphatase family protein has product MKLFVYETPELTPGDYLPDCAVVIDVLRATTTIATVLAAGAEAVQAFSDIDELMRVSEQWQSDRRLRAGERGGAKVEGCDLGNSPLECTPEKVKGKRFFLSTTNGTRALQRIEKAPIVITAAFVNDQSVIHYLQKEQPETVWLVGSGWQGSYSLEDTACAGAIAQGLLGHLSYHQIETIGNDEVIGAIALYTQWQTNLLELFRFSSHGQRLLRLAQEDDLIYCAKRDCLKVIPTQKELGVLIGA; this is encoded by the coding sequence GTGAAGCTATTTGTCTATGAGACCCCAGAGTTAACGCCAGGAGATTATCTCCCTGATTGTGCAGTGGTCATCGATGTATTGCGGGCGACAACAACAATTGCAACCGTCTTGGCTGCTGGTGCAGAAGCAGTCCAAGCGTTTAGTGATATTGACGAATTAATGAGGGTGAGTGAACAATGGCAAAGCGACCGCCGTTTGCGGGCAGGCGAGCGAGGCGGAGCGAAAGTAGAAGGTTGCGATCTCGGCAATTCTCCTTTGGAATGTACTCCAGAAAAAGTCAAAGGAAAGCGATTTTTTCTGAGCACAACCAATGGCACTCGCGCTTTACAACGAATAGAGAAAGCACCCATTGTGATTACGGCTGCATTCGTTAATGACCAGTCGGTGATTCACTATTTACAAAAAGAACAACCCGAAACCGTTTGGCTCGTTGGTTCCGGTTGGCAAGGCAGTTATTCTTTAGAAGATACGGCGTGCGCGGGTGCTATTGCCCAAGGCTTGCTTGGTCATCTTAGTTACCATCAGATCGAAACCATTGGCAATGATGAAGTCATTGGCGCGATCGCGCTTTATACGCAATGGCAAACTAACCTTTTAGAATTATTCCGTTTCTCTAGTCACGGCCAACGGCTCTTACGGTTAGCCCAAGAAGACGACTTAATTTACTGTGCCAAACGAGACTGTTTAAAAGTGATTCCAACGCAAAAAGAGCTGGGTGTTTTAATCGGGGCATAA
- the def gene encoding peptide deformylase, whose translation MFLLKIAQLGNPVIRSGSEPLSQEELKTPSLQNLIDAMIQTMRDADGVGIAAPQVHVAKQIIVIEVSPDNPRYPHRQTVPLTVIINPEITSQSEEQQEDWEGCLSVPDLRGKVPRSSSVRVSGLDRYGKPLEIQADHFFARVIQHEVDHLNGKVFLDRLPDLKTLTYLKEYQKYWLSDTFD comes from the coding sequence ATGTTTCTGTTGAAAATTGCTCAACTGGGGAATCCTGTCATTCGCAGTGGGAGTGAACCCCTATCTCAGGAAGAATTAAAGACGCCATCTTTACAAAATCTGATTGATGCGATGATTCAGACGATGCGAGATGCCGATGGGGTTGGCATTGCGGCACCGCAAGTCCACGTTGCCAAGCAGATCATTGTGATCGAAGTTTCTCCCGATAATCCACGCTATCCTCATCGCCAAACCGTCCCCCTAACCGTGATTATTAATCCCGAGATCACCTCCCAATCAGAGGAGCAGCAAGAAGATTGGGAAGGGTGTTTGAGTGTTCCCGATTTGCGAGGGAAAGTTCCTCGTTCCTCTTCAGTGCGCGTTTCAGGACTTGACCGTTATGGCAAACCTTTAGAAATTCAGGCTGACCATTTTTTTGCTCGCGTTATCCAACACGAAGTCGACCACCTCAATGGCAAGGTGTTCTTAGACCGTTTACCCGATCTCAAAACCCTCACCTATCTCAAGGAATATCAAAAATATTGGCTGTCAGACACATTCGATTAA
- a CDS encoding methyltransferase domain-containing protein, translating to MTYLDTTAQFYKEVAETPEVGLCCVQNGSFQLPGLSIPTTMQEMNYGCGTTVQPTELGNQPTVLYVGVGGGLEALQFAYFSPRPEAIIAVEPVAEMREVAKQNLNQAAKQNEWFDPSFVKIVSGDAFNLPVPDQSVDVVAQNCLFNIFELQDLKTALQEVYRVLKPGGRLLMSDPIATQPIPEKLRQDERLRAMCLSGALTYTEYMNCLVEAGFGEIEVRARRPYRLLDTATYGLSEDLQLDSLDSVALKVPTPADGACIFTGKTAIYRGSEETWDDGKGHTFQKGIPLGVCDKTAHQLAQQFPDTIVVTASTWHYQGDGCC from the coding sequence ATGACCTATCTCGATACAACCGCACAATTTTATAAAGAAGTCGCTGAAACCCCAGAAGTGGGCTTATGTTGTGTTCAAAATGGCTCCTTTCAACTCCCCGGACTCAGTATTCCCACTACTATGCAGGAAATGAACTACGGCTGTGGCACAACCGTTCAACCCACAGAATTAGGGAATCAACCGACTGTCCTCTATGTTGGCGTTGGCGGAGGGTTAGAAGCCCTGCAATTTGCTTATTTTTCCCCTCGTCCCGAGGCTATCATCGCCGTGGAACCGGTTGCAGAAATGCGCGAGGTCGCCAAACAGAATCTTAATCAAGCTGCGAAACAAAACGAGTGGTTTGACCCCAGTTTTGTCAAAATTGTTTCTGGGGATGCCTTTAATTTACCCGTTCCTGATCAATCCGTTGATGTGGTCGCGCAAAATTGTCTGTTTAATATCTTTGAACTGCAAGACTTAAAAACCGCTTTGCAAGAAGTTTATCGCGTTCTCAAACCCGGCGGTCGTTTATTGATGAGTGACCCCATTGCCACTCAGCCGATTCCAGAAAAACTCCGTCAAGATGAACGGTTACGGGCGATGTGTCTGTCTGGGGCACTGACTTATACTGAGTATATGAATTGTTTAGTAGAAGCTGGGTTTGGTGAAATTGAAGTGCGGGCGCGTCGCCCTTATCGCCTACTCGATACCGCCACCTATGGCTTAAGCGAAGACCTACAACTCGATAGTTTAGACTCCGTTGCGTTGAAAGTTCCCACCCCCGCCGATGGTGCTTGTATTTTTACGGGCAAAACAGCGATTTATCGGGGTTCAGAAGAAACTTGGGATGACGGGAAAGGACATACTTTCCAAAAAGGCATTCCTTTAGGGGTTTGTGATAAAACCGCTCATCAACTTGCCCAACAGTTTCCAGACACCATTGTTGTTACTGCATCAACTTGGCATTATCAAGGAGATGGTTGTTGTTAA